Proteins from one Parasteatoda tepidariorum isolate YZ-2023 chromosome 4, CAS_Ptep_4.0, whole genome shotgun sequence genomic window:
- the LOC122270653 gene encoding uncharacterized protein — protein sequence MNWFGMCTGFSKYVFLCTGLPVYVTTQTNYRYTFWYLWRMMLIITFNANLIHHTYRMIRISDMFDNFYSFIEVLITAVIADSLIEKFNDILRLQQLFIEDLISGKYKIKTSDRRKLCHLWFVIYIVLLLCIIMLIEAVLNFDKVTEYIFHSHIANITYISVLALTSWIISASNTMFYCTFCLHLKSMFRTLNSNAKKLRRNFKFKRCCMRAKLTRHIKLIRKLQKFSLHKDISINYRFELHKCKLRSESHYANQNIRNKNKFLHVNFKPSDKKWKTRFVSIFETFLHSSIKVQSRNISSKSKLLGTNVLDRSALNCVHRFNRYPDRHSDPKYRNLKNNLSAHHTLAHKIQNLHKRFLKIEELVRKTNDIFSLQVLVIILCSFARTCWYFFFYLTSKWTDIDPSAKVGIVIQIIFDFTIFGLIVLSASVVSEEANQFAPIIKRLCKNFRCIDLKAYVQSEIACTAVYATNVELTAWKLFSVSRNFGLTFIGVTVTYVLVIFQLHQVVTDSNKCG from the coding sequence CCGTTTACGTCACCACGCAGACAAATTATAGATACACATTTTGGTATTTATGGAGGATGATGCtaattatcacttttaatgcTAATCTGATTCATCATACTTATCGGATGATTAGAATATCAGATATGTTTGACAATTTCTACTCATTTATAGAAGTTTTGATAACTGCCGTTATAGCTGATTCTctgatagaaaaatttaacgATATTTTGCGTTTGCAACAACTGTTCATTGAAGATTTAATTTCtggcaaatataaaattaaaacatccgACAGACGAAAATTGTGCCATTTATGGTTCGTCATTTATATCGTGCTTCTACTGTGTATAATTATGCTGATTGAAgcagttttgaattttgataaagtaacagaatatatttttcattcacatATTGCTAATATAACGTACATCTCTGTTTTGGCTTTAACAAGTTGGATCATATCAGCCAGTAATACTATGTTTTACTGCACATTCTGCTTGCATCTGAAATCAATGTTTCGGACATTGAAcagtaatgcaaaaaaattgagaagaaaCTTCAAATTCAAAAGGTGCTGTATGCGCGCAAAACTGACAagacatattaaattaataagaaaattgcaaaaattttcccTGCATAAAGATATCTCTATTAATTACCGTTTCGAATTGCACAAGTGCAAACTTCGTTCAGAAAGTCATTATGCTAATCAGAATATTcgtaataagaataaatttttacatgtaaattttaaaccatcagataaaaaatggaaaacaagATTCGTGTCAATTTTCGAGACCTTTTTACATAGTAGCATAAAGGTACAGTCAAGAAATATTTCCTCCAAGAGTAAACTATTGGGTACAAACGTTTTAGATAGATCCGCGCTAAACTGTGTTCATAGATTTAACAGATATCCTGACAGACATTCAGATccaaaatacagaaatttaaaaaataatctctcAGCTCATCATACACTGGCTCACAAGATTCAAAACTTGCACAAAaggtttctaaaaattgaagaattggtgagaaaaacaaatgatatattttctcTGCAGGTTCTTGTGATAATTCTTTGTTCTTTTGCCCGAACTTgttggtacttttttttctatttgactTCCAAATGGACGGATATAGATCCTTCTGCGAAGGTAGGAATTgtcatacaaataattttcgattttaCCATTTTCGGATTAATTGTCTTATCAGCTTCCGTTGTTTCTGAAGAAGCGAACCAGTTCGCTCCCATAATCAAAAGATTATGCAAGAATTTCAGATGCATTGATTTGAAAGCTTACGTGCAAAGTGAAATTGCATGTACGGCGGTTTATGCTACAAATGTAGAACTTACAGCTTGGAAGCTTTTTAGTGTATCGCGAAATTTCGGGCTGACATTCATAGGTGTAACTGTTACTTATGTATTGgtgatttttcaattgcatcAAGTGGTAACAGATAGCAATAAATGTGGAtga